In Pseudoalteromonas nigrifaciens, the sequence AATCAGGTTTGAGCAACGAGATAAAAATTGTTGCGATTAACGAACTTGCTGACCCTGAAGCTATTGCTCACTTATTAAAATACGACACCTCTCATGGTCGTTTCTCTTTTCCTGTAAAGCTTGGTGAGGACACCATTAGCGTAGCAGGCGATGCTATTGCTCTTTTCTGTGAGCCAAATCCGGCGGAATTACCTTGGAAAACCTTAGGTGTAGACGTAGTACTTGAATGTACTGGGGTTTATCACTCGCGCGAACATGCACAGCTACATTTAACCGCAGGCGCTAAAAAAGTGTTGTTTTCGCATCCAGCTGATAACGATGTTGATGCCACTATTGTTTATGGTATTAACGACGATGAGCTAAAACCAGAGCACACTATCGTCTCTAATGGTTCGTGTACTACTAACTGTGTAGTGCCGGTTATTAAAGTGTTAGATGATGCATTTGGTATTGAATCGGGTGCTATTACCACAATACATGCCTCGATGAACGATCAGCCGGTAATTGATGCCTACCACCACGATTTACGCCGTACACGCGCAGCCAGCCAATCTATTATTCCAGTTGATACAAAACTAGCCCGCGGTATAGACC encodes:
- the epd gene encoding erythrose-4-phosphate dehydrogenase — translated: MAIKLAINGFGRIGRNIVRALYESGLSNEIKIVAINELADPEAIAHLLKYDTSHGRFSFPVKLGEDTISVAGDAIALFCEPNPAELPWKTLGVDVVLECTGVYHSREHAQLHLTAGAKKVLFSHPADNDVDATIVYGINDDELKPEHTIVSNGSCTTNCVVPVIKVLDDAFGIESGAITTIHASMNDQPVIDAYHHDLRRTRAASQSIIPVDTKLARGIDRILPKFKGRFEAIAVRVPTINVTAMDLSVTVNTDVDLNAVNNALKAQAKDRLEGILSYTAEPLVSIDFNHDPHSCIIDGTQTRVSHKRLIKLLVWCDNEWGFANRMLDTARAMVALEKITNIK